Proteins from a genomic interval of Zingiber officinale cultivar Zhangliang chromosome 2A, Zo_v1.1, whole genome shotgun sequence:
- the LOC122041950 gene encoding protein CLT1, chloroplastic-like, whose translation MFSCYRRLSAPSIPPPSDLRIRFSRLQPVSVRSALCDGVPRTLRVEVSSRLSEPVVAHFQGGGGLSFLRVRSPSAKGIDAIGDVLGELEVDRKRRKAAELVAAAVVTVVLGTGNRVLYKLALVPLKEYPFFLAQFATFGYLVVYFSILYTRYQAGIVTDEMLSLPKTKFLAVGFLEALAAASGMAAGAVLSGASIPILSQTFLVWQLIFSVIFLKRRFRLNQLLGCFLVTIGVVITVASGSGAGTSLKNAGIFWSLLMILSFLFQAADTILKEIIFLDAAKKLKGGSLDLFIVNSFGSAFQAIFICLLMPFMSKLWGIPFHQLPSYIRDGTACFLNIGSLSGGCQGAPLLPILFVIVNMAFNISLLHLLKISSAVVSCLASTFSVPLSIYVFTLPLPYIGVASSLPSGFIAGAIVLVSGLLLYCWCPPLTTSTHNKVS comes from the exons ATGTTCTCGTGCTATCGCCGGCTCTCTGCTCCTTCGATCCCCCCGCCGTCGGATCTGCGGATTCGGTTTTCCCGTCTCCAGCCCGTCTCCGTCCGCTCGGCGCTGTGCGATGGAGTCCCCCGTACCCTCCGCGTCGAGGTCAGTTCGCGATTATCCGAGCCGGTCGTGGCTCACTTTCAGGGCGGCGGCGGATTGTCGTTCTTGAGAGTGCGATCTCCGTCAGCGAAAGGTATCGATGCCATAGGAGATGTGCTTGGGGAATTAGAGGTGGATCGGAAGCGGCGGAAGGCGGCAGAACTGGTGGCCGCGGCGGTGGTCACGGTGGTCTTGGGGACTGGCAACCGGGTGCTCTACAAGCTCGCGCTTGTGCCTCTCAAGGAGTATCCTTTCTTCCTCGCTCAATTCGCCACGTTCGG ATACTTGGTTGTTTACTTCTCAATCCTTTACACTCGTTATCAAGCTGGCATTGTAACCGATGAGATGCTTTCGCTTCCAAAGACCAAATTTTTGGCAGTTGGATTCTTGGAAGCTTTGGCTGCTGCATCGGGAATGGCTGCTGGAG CTGTTCTTTCCGGGGCATCAATACCAATCCTGTCTCAG ACATTTCTTGTTTGGCAGCTTATCTTTTCAGTTATATTTCTTAAGAGGCGATTTCGACTAAACCAACTACTAGGGTGTTTTCTTGTGACCATCGGAGTGGTAATAACTGTGGCAAG TGGGTCTGGTGCTGGTACCTCATTAAAAAATGCTGGAATATTTTGGTCACTTCTTATGATTCTTTCATTTCTATTTCAAGCTGCGGACACTATCTTGAAG GAGATTATATTCCTGGATGCTGCTAAGAAACTGAAG GGAGGTTCTCTTGACCTTTTTATTGTAAATTCTTTTGGATCTGCTTTTCAG GCCATATTTATATGCCTTTTGATGCCATTCATGtcgaagctatggggcattcCATTCCATCAATTGCCATCGTATATTAGAGATGGAACGGCCTGCTTTCTAAATATTGGATCATTATCAGGAG GATGCCAGGGCGCACCACTTTTACctatattgtttgtgattgttaaTATGGCATTTAACATATCCTTGCTACATCTTCTAAAGATTTCTTCAGCAGTagtctcttgccttgcatccactTTTTCAG TTCCCCTTTCCATCTATGTCTTCACACTGCCACTGCCATACATTGGAGTAGCGTCGTCGCTCCCTTCTGGCTTCATCGCTGGAGCTATCGTTCTTGTCAGTGGTCTCCTCCTCTATTGCTGGTGTCCACCTCTGACCACTAGTACGCACAATAAAGTATCATGA